One Sporomusaceae bacterium FL31 DNA window includes the following coding sequences:
- a CDS encoding histidine kinase, whose protein sequence is MKPVRSSALRVAASYAVIGTLWILLSDLISGYLVTDLVLRGKLEVIKGWLFIAITAAVLYYLIRSNHRVLTAREQSLHKQNEEIAATYEELYAAEEELRHQFDELLCQESIINRRNECLAALHEAALILMQERTVDELLQNVVRKMMVLSGAQYGYIYLLDESKQVMRPNVVEGFPPDSIHHSVSRDEGIIGKVWTNETMVIISNYHEWEGRLHGSNYELLRAGVGLPLKVADKVVGVFSMNYTVDHIIDEEERRTLESFAELASIALASAHLHEALQRSQLRNQALIDALPDLILRFDQQGTLLEFENGSDFQAPLIDMTPHIGHNVEAFLPAHIAQQYKENLQRSFSMKTTQYFEYDIEMDGKVKWREARMMVCGTGDAIAIVRDITERVEMDRKLKYLGLYDRVTGLYNRASFEEELDRLNFSGQYPVSIIVCDIDGLKLVNDTLGHQAGDELLINAARLIQECFHSKDLVARVGGDEFAVVVFDQDSQGIEKLCHNLRQKVKQFREENTQIPISISVGLGDRLSPEQDMRDVYKAADDNMYREKLHSSQSTRSAIVHTLAKAMEVRDFVTDGHADRLQDLVVELALAAGVTESKLSDLRLLGRFHDIGKVGIPDHILFKPGRLTDDEFEVMKRHCEIGYRVAQASAELAPIADWILKHQEWWNGRGYPLGLQGDDIPIACRILAIVDAYDAMTNDRPYRQAMTQDEAVAELDRCSGTQFDPDLVQVFIKLVKLRN, encoded by the coding sequence ATGAAGCCTGTCAGATCAAGTGCGCTAAGAGTTGCTGCAAGCTATGCGGTCATAGGGACATTATGGATTTTATTATCCGACCTTATCAGCGGATATTTAGTCACCGATCTGGTTTTACGAGGAAAACTTGAAGTGATAAAGGGTTGGCTCTTTATAGCAATCACTGCGGCGGTTCTTTACTATTTAATTCGCTCTAATCATCGCGTGTTAACGGCAAGAGAGCAAAGCTTACATAAGCAAAATGAAGAAATTGCTGCAACTTATGAAGAACTATATGCTGCTGAAGAAGAATTAAGGCATCAATTCGATGAACTGCTGTGCCAGGAAAGCATTATTAACCGACGGAATGAATGCCTGGCGGCTTTACACGAAGCAGCACTGATCTTAATGCAGGAACGAACGGTAGACGAGCTGCTGCAAAACGTGGTAAGAAAAATGATGGTGCTGAGCGGGGCCCAGTATGGTTACATCTATTTATTGGATGAAAGCAAACAAGTCATGCGTCCCAATGTGGTGGAAGGTTTTCCGCCTGATTCAATCCATCATAGTGTCAGTCGGGATGAGGGCATTATCGGAAAAGTCTGGACCAATGAAACAATGGTCATTATTTCGAATTATCATGAATGGGAAGGGCGGCTGCATGGGTCAAATTATGAATTGCTGCGGGCTGGCGTAGGACTGCCTCTTAAAGTTGCTGATAAGGTCGTGGGCGTGTTCAGTATGAACTATACGGTTGATCATATCATTGATGAAGAGGAACGGCGCACGTTAGAGAGCTTTGCTGAGTTAGCTTCCATCGCCTTAGCAAGTGCCCATTTACATGAAGCGCTTCAAAGAAGTCAATTGCGCAATCAGGCGCTTATCGATGCATTGCCGGATTTGATCCTGCGTTTTGATCAACAAGGAACGCTGTTGGAATTTGAGAACGGCAGCGATTTCCAGGCTCCTTTGATTGATATGACACCGCATATTGGTCATAACGTTGAGGCTTTTTTACCAGCTCATATTGCACAGCAATATAAAGAAAACCTGCAACGCTCATTTTCGATGAAAACCACACAATATTTTGAGTATGATATTGAGATGGATGGAAAAGTGAAGTGGAGGGAAGCCAGAATGATGGTTTGCGGTACCGGTGATGCCATCGCCATTGTGCGGGATATTACCGAACGGGTTGAAATGGACCGTAAACTAAAATATTTAGGATTGTATGATCGGGTTACTGGCTTATATAATCGTGCCAGCTTCGAGGAAGAATTGGATCGTTTAAATTTCAGCGGCCAGTATCCGGTAAGTATTATTGTTTGTGATATCGATGGTCTTAAGCTAGTCAACGACACGTTAGGTCATCAGGCTGGTGATGAACTGCTCATCAATGCAGCCAGACTGATTCAAGAATGTTTTCACAGCAAAGACTTGGTGGCTCGGGTGGGCGGGGATGAATTTGCTGTCGTTGTATTTGATCAGGACAGTCAGGGGATTGAAAAACTCTGTCATAACCTACGTCAAAAAGTCAAGCAGTTTCGTGAAGAGAATACGCAAATTCCAATTAGCATTTCAGTTGGTTTAGGAGACCGATTGTCTCCTGAACAGGATATGCGGGATGTATATAAAGCGGCTGATGACAACATGTATCGTGAAAAACTGCATAGCAGTCAGAGTACGCGAAGTGCCATCGTTCATACGCTAGCAAAAGCCATGGAAGTGCGTGATTTTGTTACTGACGGGCATGCTGACCGGTTGCAGGATTTGGTTGTTGAACTGGCTTTGGCTGCCGGTGTAACTGAAAGCAAGCTCTCAGATTTGCGCTTATTAGGTCGCTTTCATGATATTGGCAAAGTAGGGATTCCGGATCATATTCTGTTTAAGCCAGGGCGGCTGACTGATGACGAATTTGAAGTCATGAAACGTCATTGTGAAATTGGTTACCGGGTAGCTCAGGCATCAGCCGAATTGGCACCAATTGCCGATTGGATCTTAAAACATCAGGAATGGTGGAATGGGCGTGGTTATCCACTGGGATTGCAAGGTGATGATATCCCCATTGCGTGCCGGATTTTGGCCATTGTAGATGCCTATGATGCAATGACCAATGATCGGCCTTATCGTCAGGCGATGACCCAGGATGAAGCTGTTGCAGAACTTGATCGTTGTTCAGGTACACAGTTTGACCCTGACCTTGTCCAAGTGTTTATCAAACTTGTAAAGCTGAGAAACTAG
- a CDS encoding carboxymuconolactone decarboxylase — MSDQTAMSRAFQLFLSEAPQHAQAWLESVKMLGSASRLDRKTEALAYLGVLAAVRLEGGIAFHVKQAKELGASREEIISAILVGLPAVGNAVIQSLPLALAAYDDMG; from the coding sequence ATGAGTGATCAAACTGCAATGAGCCGTGCCTTTCAACTGTTCTTGAGCGAAGCGCCACAGCATGCCCAAGCGTGGCTTGAGTCGGTAAAAATGCTCGGATCTGCCAGCAGATTGGACCGTAAGACAGAAGCCTTAGCATACCTTGGTGTGCTGGCTGCGGTGCGCTTAGAAGGAGGTATTGCTTTTCATGTTAAGCAAGCCAAGGAATTGGGTGCAAGCCGGGAGGAAATCATTAGCGCTATCCTGGTCGGGCTGCCGGCGGTGGGCAATGCTGTGATTCAATCACTGCCACTTGCTTTGGCGGCATATGATGACATGGGCTAA
- the nuoN_2 gene encoding NADH-quinone oxidoreductase subunit N, whose product MNISLLTSEIAVVLLALLIMLFDLLLPKQESRRSLGYLAAWGIFAIFLYTFTQYGIHATVYQGLFVVDNFAVFFKQIFLVSTLLMLLFSFDYVQDLSRNQGEFYALLLFAVAGMMVMASANDLLTIFVGLELMTVIFYILVGFHFASVKSSEAGMKYLLLGSASSAVLLYGMSWVYGATGSIALQQISTQVSENPALLLGLGLMLAGIGFKLAIAPFHMWAPDIYEGAPTPITAMLAMGSKAAGFAILLRILIVAFSVLQSYWLIVVSFMAVLSMVGGTVVAMRQTNIKRMIGYSSIAQAGYMLAGLMAADVAGVQGMLFYTMLYVFANVGAFAVIVAVGKHTGSDEIEDLSGLAQKSPFLAVSMTVALLSMAGIPPMAGFVGKFYIFLAVIEQGYLWLAVLGFVMSMISVYYYLLVVKTMYMKEPKDERPLVIGGPIGVAASVSILVTLFLGIYPAPLAKLAKAAAQALW is encoded by the coding sequence ATGAATATTTCGCTCTTAACCAGTGAAATTGCGGTTGTTTTATTGGCACTCTTGATTATGCTGTTTGATCTGCTGCTGCCCAAGCAGGAATCGCGCCGCAGTCTAGGCTATCTGGCGGCCTGGGGAATCTTTGCGATATTTCTTTATACCTTTACCCAGTACGGCATCCATGCTACGGTCTATCAAGGATTATTTGTTGTGGATAATTTTGCCGTGTTCTTCAAACAGATCTTTCTCGTCTCGACGCTGTTAATGTTGTTGTTTTCGTTTGATTACGTTCAAGATTTGTCACGCAATCAGGGTGAGTTTTACGCGTTGCTGCTGTTTGCAGTAGCTGGTATGATGGTAATGGCTTCAGCCAATGATTTATTAACCATCTTTGTTGGGCTGGAGCTCATGACGGTGATTTTCTATATCCTGGTCGGTTTTCATTTTGCAAGCGTCAAATCCAGTGAAGCGGGAATGAAATATTTGCTTCTTGGTTCGGCATCCAGTGCGGTATTGCTTTATGGCATGAGCTGGGTCTATGGGGCTACTGGCAGCATTGCTTTACAGCAAATCAGCACTCAAGTGAGTGAAAACCCTGCGCTGCTTTTGGGGTTGGGTCTGATGTTAGCCGGTATTGGCTTTAAACTCGCTATCGCTCCTTTTCATATGTGGGCGCCGGATATCTATGAAGGTGCGCCAACGCCCATTACAGCCATGCTGGCAATGGGGTCAAAAGCGGCTGGTTTTGCCATTTTGCTGAGAATTCTTATTGTTGCTTTCTCGGTACTGCAGAGTTATTGGCTGATTGTCGTCAGCTTTATGGCGGTGCTGAGTATGGTAGGTGGTACGGTTGTTGCGATGCGGCAAACCAATATTAAGCGCATGATCGGCTATTCATCGATTGCACAGGCCGGCTATATGCTGGCAGGCCTCATGGCAGCCGATGTTGCTGGCGTACAAGGAATGTTGTTCTATACCATGCTCTATGTTTTCGCTAATGTGGGGGCTTTTGCGGTGATTGTTGCTGTTGGTAAGCATACCGGGTCGGATGAGATTGAAGACCTGTCTGGCCTAGCTCAGAAGTCACCCTTCTTGGCAGTATCGATGACCGTTGCCCTGCTGTCGATGGCCGGGATACCACCGATGGCAGGATTTGTAGGGAAATTCTATATCTTCTTGGCCGTCATTGAGCAAGGATATCTGTGGCTGGCTGTTCTTGGCTTTGTGATGTCAATGATTTCTGTGTACTATTATTTGCTGGTTGTAAAAACCATGTACATGAAGGAACCTAAAGATGAGCGGCCGCTCGTAATTGGCGGACCCATCGGGGTTGCAGCCAGTGTCAGTATTTTGGTTACTCTGTTTTTAGGAATTTACCCTGCGCCACTGGCTAAGTTGGCTAAGGCGGCCGCTCAAGCCTTGTGGTAA
- the ysdA gene encoding hypothetical protein, with product MHLSLDAEIFMGYILWNLITLSVVRLDKQRARQRGRRIAERTLFLLAALFGAAGVLGGMYLYRHKTRHLSFVIGMPLLLIVNACFIYWLLLS from the coding sequence TTGCACCTTAGCTTAGATGCTGAAATATTTATGGGCTATATTCTTTGGAATTTGATTACCTTATCGGTGGTTAGGCTGGATAAGCAGCGTGCCCGGCAGCGAGGCCGCCGGATCGCTGAACGCACCTTGTTTTTATTGGCTGCGCTATTCGGTGCAGCAGGTGTTCTCGGAGGGATGTATCTTTATCGTCATAAAACCCGTCATCTTTCTTTTGTTATTGGCATGCCGCTGCTGCTCATCGTAAACGCTTGTTTTATCTATTGGTTGTTGCTTAGCTAA